A stretch of Lathyrus oleraceus cultivar Zhongwan6 chromosome 6, CAAS_Psat_ZW6_1.0, whole genome shotgun sequence DNA encodes these proteins:
- the LOC127093561 gene encoding UPF0496 protein At4g34320 has product MGGRMSKKTPGTPSNINLSADMVTELRSYEAACKLDSDLQSFDTNLQARTNQVINTLAVGVEVRSLSFDSLRQVTECLLEMNQEVVKVILDCKKDIWKSQELFELVEEYFDNSLKTLDFCNALDKCLKRARDSQLLIHVALQKFEEESVSGDNCYARTLEELKSFKASGDPFTEEFFQIYQSVYNQQVLMLEKLQLRKGKFDKKLKQMRTWKKVSLIIFVATVAAVLICSVVAAAVASPHVAAALAALTAIPVGSMGKWIDSLMKNYENALKGHKEVTIALEVGSYVAIKDLDNIRILVNRLEVEIESLKTNVDFAIEEEEAVKVAIEEIKKKLGVFMKNVEDLGAQADTCSRDIIRARTVVLQKIIKLPHK; this is encoded by the coding sequence ATGGGGGGGCGTATGAGTAAGAAGACCCCTGGAACTCCGTCTAATATCAACCTTAGTGCTGATATGGTAACTGAACTGAGGTCATATGAAGCTGCCTGCAAGCTTGACTCAGATTTGCAGTCATTTGACACTAACCTTCAAGCTCGAACGAATCAGGTCATCAATACTCTTGCAGTTGGAGTTGAAGTTCGATCCCTTTCGTTTGATTCACTCAGACAAGTCACTGAATGTCTTCTTGAGATGAATCAGGAAGTTGTCAAGGTGATCTTAGACTGTAAGAAAGATATATGGAAGAGTCAAGAACTGTTTGAGCTTGTCGAGGAGTATTTTGATAATAGCTTGAAGACTCTAGATTTCTGCAATGCTTTAGACAAGTGCCTAAAGAGAGCTAGGGATAGTCAATTGCTTATTCATGTCGCTCTTCAAAAGTTTGAAGAAGAATCTGTGTCGGGAGACAATTGCTATGCGAGGACGCTAGAGGAGCTGAAGAGTTTTAAGGCTTCCGGTGATCCTTTCACGGAAGAATTCTTCCAAATATATCAATCTGTTTATAATCAGCAAGTGCTCATGCTTGAGAAGTTGCAACTCAGAAAAGGGAAGTTTGATAAGAAACTGAAACAAATGCGTACTTGGAAGAAGGTCTCACTTATCATATTTGTTGCCACGGTTGCTGCTGTATTGATCTGTTCGGTTGTAGCAGCGGCTGTTGCTTCACCGCACGTTGCGGCTGCTCTAGCCGCTCTTACTGCTATCCCAGTCGGTTCAATGGGAAAGTGGATAGATTCCTTGATGAAGAATTATGAAAATGCATTgaaaggacataaagaagttacTATCGCATTGGAAGTTGGATCCTATGTAGCTATAAAGGATTTAGATAATATACGGATTCTAGTGAATCGACTTGAAGTTGAGATCGAATCCTTAAAGACGAATGTGGATTTTGCCATTGAGGAAGAAGAAGCGGTAAAGGTTGCAATAGAGGAAATCAAGAAGAAGTTGGGAGTTTTTATGAAGAATGTCGAAGATTTAGGAGCTCAAGCTGATACATGTAGCCGTGACATTATAAGGGCAAGGACGGTGGTTCTACAAAAAATCATTAAACTTCCCCACAAGTGA